Genomic segment of Drosophila ananassae strain 14024-0371.13 chromosome 2L, ASM1763931v2, whole genome shotgun sequence:
GCTAGTTATTATCTAAGATTTAGTAGTTTGCCTTAGCGTAATCTATGATTAGTCACgttttaaaagattttatttacaAGTTTCTCCGAATTCAGCATCTGTTTAAAGTTTAAGTTTAAACTCACAAACAACGAATCTTAACCTTCTagaaaatagagaaaataTAATCtctaaaaatctttaaaataaatactcaAAACATATTTACTTTGTAAAGAATTCTAAAAGTTTTAAATCGAAGTCAATGTTGGATGAAGAACAACTAATCGATTTGAAACATTcatgatttaatttaatttgaatataATCGGGTATACATCGATAAAATGCGTACTTGGAATATGTCAAAAAATATACTCTATTGCAACAGACGACTAGGATATAAACGAGGGTCAGGAAAAATGCACGATTTGGATTTATACGAACTAACTACTAAGCCGCGGCCGTACAGCCTGACCATGGGTCAGGTTAAACCCAGACCTTGTTGAACAAGTCCATGAACGAGTCGTAGATCATAAACGTAATGGCGACATCCAGACAGACGCGACCCAGGCGCGGCACTGTCCCCTTGTAGAAGGCGGCGGGTCCCTCGTTCTTCAGGATCTTCATCGCACAGtcggcagtattcttgtactTGGCAGCCTCCAGTCCCTGCATCCTTGTCTTTACCACATCCAATGGTGTATTGCCGAAGACGGAGGCAGCGCCAGCCAACGCTCCGAACACGCCCACCACCAGCTTGGGCACCGGCTTCTTGGGATCATCGCCCTTGTACACATCCTTCAGGGTCTCCAGCACAAAGAATCGAATGGCCTGGTTGGAACCCTGCTTGAGGATGGTCGCCGTCAGGCCCTTGTAGACACCACCGATGCCCTCGGATTTCACAATCTCTCCCACTCCGTGAACGAATCCTTTGAACTTGGGATTGGCGCTGCGCTGGTCGTTGATGAACTTCACTTTGATAGTTTCCATGGGTGTGACAGCCACGATGGCTTCACACACACCAGCCCCCAGGCCGCACAGCAGCTTGCCGGAACTGCTCAGCTGTCCGTTGGAGTCCTGGATCCTGTTCTTGAGGGTCTCGAATGCGCCGAATCTGAAAGACACAGACAGTAAGTAATAGTTTCTTGACGTATAGGTCGGTTTCTATATATTTCTTGTCgagtttattaaaattggGCGAACTGATAAAGCTCTGCCAGACGTGCCTGATAAGAAAATTGCCATTTTATGGCAAATTAGAAATATTTTCCTAGGTCAGAGACCGTTTGAACCATTTACGCAATGTTTCGCAAAATGAAATCCATTTTTGTTACCTTGTGGCAGATTTAGGAATACTGCCGTAGAGGAGCACACTGAGACCACGATATAGGCCGAAGAAACCACGCTGCTGGACCGTCTTCTTGACGCAGTCGAAGATGCCATTGTACTTCTTGGCCGCGCCCTTCTCGTCCAGCTGCAGTTGTGTCTTGACGAACTCGGTGGGATATGTGATACAGATTTCGATGCCTCCGGTAATGCCACCAGCCACAATGCCTTTAAGGCCCATGGTTCCGGTTCCGGCCGCCGCTCCAGCCGTCATCCAGGGACGGTGGGGGAAAGGACTTTGCTTCTCACGATCCATTCTTGGCAAGGGGATGGGTGTGTTAACTGTGGGGATAAAAACCATATTTTAGATAGTGGCTTCTTTGGATTCTCTCTATtcgaaatttatatttatagacCATTGTTGATGGTGGGACGTCTGTAGGTGAGTCTTGGATGGTTCAATTCTCTAAAGagcttttttgggaaaaacatctgattcaaaaaaacaaaaaaagtgtATGATGGAACAATGGATAGtttttttcgaaatatttTGAAACATAAATAGACTCCtagatttgaaaaataaacaaattattttacaAACTAATATCTCTTCAGATACGAATTCAAATCATACTaatagatacaaagatactaTTCAGTTGGAAATTTGAGAAGAAGACTTTATAATCTCCCTGATACCGGTCTCTGGAAGATAGAGAAGTAACCCCCTCTCTAATATCAATTTCCAGCCGATTAGTATAATCAATGGCTATCACTAGTAGTATTCCACCACGCATACACCCATTTATCGCCAAAAATTTCACCTTGAGGACAAGGTTCATAGAAGAGCCGCCAAACAACCAGAAACCCACAAGTTCTGTTAGAAAATCTTTTCAATGATTACTTAAGATCGGCTGATATAGTATAGTCCAGTGTCTGGGGAGAGGGCTAGAGGGAGAGAGGTACTACGTGTATCAGCTGTCGAGTTCGAATCGCTCTTTGCACTTGACAATTTTGAATTGTTTCAGGGCGGTTATGTAACTTTTGCATGACCATAAATTTTAGTTCGTAATTATGCATTACTCGTGCTTTCTTCTGTTTAATCCACAATTCCCATATCGGGCTGGAAATCACGATAAACATAAACAATGACTGCTGATAAGTCTTTCTGGTGCTGGAAACTTTCAACGACTTccattcacacacacacacgaacaTACACAAGGTGGCTAAAAAAAACACTATCCAGCAcgacacccacccacccacacattCTCCAGCTGGCTGGAGATGCATCTAAGTTTTATGATTCGTGGAAACTGCAGACTTGTAACTAGACCTCTTTTTATTACTACTCACTTAGATATAAATGCAAAacagaataattaattttgtgGAATGACCAGAAGCAGCAGCGGTGCCGGAGAGACAGTGACTGGGAACTGGGAACTGCGATCGGTTAGACCTCAAAACACAAATGATCGgagaaccaaaaaaaaaaaaattccaatttCCAATCGCGGAGCGAAAGCTAAGAGTTCCAACGGTCGGCGATTTGTAAACAACCCCACTGCACTGGAAGAAATATCTAAAAATGTTAACCCTAAAGatttagaaaaaataataaataaaaagctaaCAAAAAACGATTGGAAAGCAAGTaatcttttttaattaaattttggcataatatttttctcagtgcataGTGCTGGATCCCCTCTATTGAAAGAGTGGGGGAAGCTCTACGAGAGAGAGAGCAACGGGAGAGCAAGCCCCAAAGTAACGGCTATGGCGTGATACGTGTTTCTGCTGACGCTGCAGTCGGGGATCCCTTTTCTCTGTCACTCTTACTCTCTAATCAGAAACCCGTTTGACCAGCAACAACACACCAAATAAGCTTTCGGCTGGAAAAGCTCTCGGCATGGAAAGCAAAACATTTGACTTTGTTTAAACATTTGGAGGACGCCGAAAAGTAGGCACACTTTTCCACCGCGATTACACAACTGgagcacactcacacacacacacactgaagCACTCCTACAACATTGTATCATATCCAGCTTATCAGTCCTTTCGTTCAGGGCACCATAAAACGCAATCGATAAATGCGCTATCAAATTCTAATTTATAATCCTAATTGAGCaactttttataatatttaccAATTGACGCAACTCGTAGAAGCCATATTCGGATAATAGATGTATTCCTAACGCAGCCGGCAAACGTTGAATGATAACTGAAGCCCGGCAGAAAGGTGGGAACGGCGGAGCTGCCAACTCTCTGGCGGACAGTAGAGCGCCTGCGCCGGCCCCCGCTTCAGAAAgatgccgccgccgccggccCCACTTGTAGGACTTGGGTCCAGCCCCAAACCACTGACCCCCACGCTTATGCCCACACACGTCATTCTCAATTGCAGCGCTCGAGTCACGAAAAAAGTGGCACAGGAAGCGAGTGGGAGAATTAAATAGTTCTCGAGTACAGTGAAGTCTACTATAAGatggaaaatataaatatctaTATCTTAAAGTCATATTCAAGGGCAGCTTTGAATATAAACTCAAAAATCTTGGTCTCAGAACTCATACTTTATAAGTAATTTAGAAATTTAGAAAAGACCAAAGAAACCAGGACGAAGTACTGATAAACATAGTAATATTATAGTAATATACTAACAATAATGACACAGTTCTCCAggattaaaatacatttttagttAAAGCACTTCATTGGTTCGATTTattcaaatgcatttggaatttCGCGCCACAATACACCATCCGAGGGCGTAAAAGCGAGGGCGATTATAAATTAATGTTGGGCGTGCAGATCCTTTGGGTTTAGTTTAGAGTTTAGATTTTAGATTTTAGATTTTAGAGTTTAGTTTACTGTTAGTCCATAACAATAGTGGCTGAGTTAGTTGCGATGCAGAGTAGTCGTATGGTTATGGGTATAGATCAGTCGAGGACAGCTCCCTGGGGCGCTTAGACGGCCTTGTAGGTGCGCACGCTCTTCACGCTGCCAATGGTGAGGGTCTGCAAAGGGATGCAAGGATATGGTATAAGGATCGGGAAGGTCCTTCACAAGAGATATAAAATACGTACAGTGATCAGCTCGCCGTCGGTGAACTCGCGGACAATGGTCGAGGGCTTGTCGCCCTTCTGCTCCTGCGTCAGCTTGTTGCCCTCCAGGGTGATGATGCTCTTCACCTTGCGTCCGTCCAGGGTCTCCTCGTCGAACTCCTCGCCCAGCTTGAAGCTGATCGTCGATGTCTTGAAGGTGGAGGTGGTGGTCAGGGTGTAGGTGTCACCATCCTGGGTCACCTCGACGGTGGGACTGACACTGTTGCCAGCCTTGCGCATAATCATGCCGACGCCTGGGAATCGAATCGAAACGAAAAGATCATAAATCAGAAAATGCTGCACATAATTCAATTATCTCAATGCAAATcgtattatatttaattgaaattaataaagTTCCCTGCAGACATCGCCGGAATGTCAAAAGTCGAGCTCAAGGTTAACGAACAATGCGGGTCTCTCGACTCGACTCACTCGCTTATCAATtgtccagtccagtccagtccagtcccGCCCTCCGCTGGACGGGAATAGCATCTTATCGCACTGTTGCACTCAACAATAAATATGGAAAACcagaatatataaaaagtatATTCATTTCatgaatatttcaaaaataatcccccccaaaaaaagaCATTGTATATCCATCAAATCATCAAGTGGGCCAATCAATTATGTTCAATTATGTATGGACCAGCAGAGACCCCCACGGACCCTGGAAACTGCCACTCTCGAGTCAAGTGTCAACTGACTTTGCTTCTACAAGTTCCCACTCATGGGAACCCAGCAACTGTACCCCCAAATCGATTCCTACATATATACACTCGATGGGTCCCGGAATCGGGAACCTTGAATAGATTAGCTCGCCTAGCTCCTATCGTATCCCCCATGCCTAGCCTGCAATTGGGCCCAAAGTGCAAAATCCGCAATCGCCGCCCAATTATCGTGACCAATGCCATAAACCAAATAGTTTATcgcatttatatatatgactGATGTACCTATAGCTGATATAGCTGATAACTACCCGCCGACTGGCACTGTCGGTGGCGATGGGGGGCTGGTGGGTGTTTGTTTGGGTTTGAAAATTGAGATCTACGTGGCAGAGGGAggagaccagaccagaccaagTCTAGCATTAAAACCGAAACCGCAAATTCTGGTGAAGTAAGTGGATCTGGCGCGGCATCTCCGGTTCTCTAGATTCCAGACTTCTAGATCATATTTTTCACAAATAagattgaaataaaaatataactatTTATTGTTAAACTAGTACTAACTAGTAGACTAGACTAGACTAGACTTTTGAGTTCAAAGATCGCTAAAAACAAAGTTAATGGCCCGAAGCGGGCAAAGTTCATTTGAAAACTTTCCCCGAAAATCCATCAAAAATAAGAGACACCTGTCGCAAAAGCTGTCTCATGATGAGATCCCAAtggaaagcaaacaaaaacgctttttattttttataccccccacacacacacacacacatatacacacatacatatgttaagtaataaaaaaatttgtgacTCAAAAGTGGGGGGCTAAAGTACACACTTCaattaattagtttttaagtTTATGGTTCCCCTAACGATaagctttaatttttattattttttcgccCCACTAACGGGAAATGTTAGTGGCGGAAAGGAAGTACATCCATGGAGCAACTGGAGCACGTTTTTCTCCAATTTGCACCTCTATTGATTTTCATCTCGCACACCAATgcactcactcacacactcacacacacacacaccggcAATGTGCATAAAATGCCGGCCGGCTAATTTTGGTGGCGTGTTTTtcggctctctctctctcactctcttcCCCCCATTTCTTCGAAAACTTTTTTTACAGTAATGTACAGTATGTATTTTAAGGACTCACCCAATTCCTTCATGTACTCATCGAAGTTCTCGGACTTCTCCAGCTTGTACTTCTTGCCGATGAAAGACATTttcttaaaagattttttaaatcTGCAAACGAGGTTAACACTTGGGCTTTCGAAGCGCTTTTTGGGTGCTGAAGTTGGCGAATGAGGCGGTCGGACCGCTTTTATAGAGTTTATAAGACCCAAGCTTATCCCCCCTGCCCCGCACAAGCTAACCTTCGGCATAGCCACCCGGTGTTCTTTTGGTCTGGATCACCCTGTGTacacttaaataaaaaaagctttGCCGACTGCTCTGGATAGAATGATTTGTGGCGTTACCAGGCAGGAAAAAGTTTATAAAGCACTGGAAAAAATCTAGCTTAATATTTAACTATTTTTATGGCTACtaacttcttttaattttataattcaaaatGATTATTTTCTTCTCTTTGTATTTCATAGCAAAGTTTAAGCAATAAATGTCTATTTTTTACAGTGTATTTAAGAATgtcactctctctctcgcttCTCTCTCCTCTTTGCAGATAAAGCGGAAACATTTAATGATGTGGCATCGATCTGAAGATCATCTTACCAGATCCAGATGCAAAACCCACTCAAGTACAGTACCCAAGGGTGTAGGATCGCTGACGCCGTATTCCGAAGCTTCATATTCTGATAATTCCAAAATGTTTGCTTTGAATATTAACGGTTCTATTATGGGAGCTATATAACCACCGCACATTGGCCCCTTGCCGTATTATGACCCCCCGTATAATGGGCCAGACGTGATAGTCAGATAGCACCAGTCGGAGTACCAGCCCAGCCCCTCTTTCACCTTGACGTGATCAATTAACTGCAGCCGTAATTGATTCAAAGGTACCGACTGAATTGCAATTGGTCTTCTAAAAACAGTCAAATACATCCAAGTTGACGGctaaaaagaaaactttttcatttgcatctcaatttttattttctaataaaaaattttacagtctattatttaatattttattaaagttCGCATTAGAGAGTTCCGACTGTCTTGCAGCACTTGTCCAATTTGAAGGCTTTCATCTGTGGGTCAGTGCTACACTTAAAACTGTCACCGGAATTTCAACACAATCCCATGGCAGAGTTTATAAATAGCTTTCATCACCATTTGTTGCACATTTGTATGAATTTCTTTTGAATTACGGCTGTGAATGTTAATCTAATCGAGGACTTCCTTCCATCCAATGCAATATTTAAATTACCCACGATCTACAAATACTTGCCCCAGTTTGGCATTCCCCTCCTCAACGTACATACCTTTATTTTCCAATTCCAATTGTTGCCTTACTCTTATCTTATTTAATAAGAAACCCGAATTACCCCTCACGAGTAAGACTCTTGATCTCCATCATAAATGATAAAATAAGCTTTATgggagtttatttattttaattttaatttgttatgAAAGTAATTGATGTTTTTctcaatttaattataatttgttttaGAATCTTAATTCTAAACACTTATAAGacttaaaaataaagctatgttttgaaaaataacgaaTAACAGTTGGCTTTTTTTCAGAAATGGAATTTTTATTGCATACTTTGgggcatttaatattttaaatcacAAAGCAGAAAACTATGCCTTGTCTTTGCCTACTTTTAGGCTTTGCAGATTTGTGTTTAAAAATGGAAGCGTGACCGTTACCtttgaaatttaataaattagataattaatattttggtTATTTAATTTGGAAAACTCATGAATCGAAGAACTCAGTCCACCAAAATATGTACAAAGAAAGATATAATAATGTTTGTACGATATAATAATGCTTGTCATTATTACCCGCAGCTTATCAGTGATTACAATAGCAAAGTGTCATGCAAATGGGGCAGACAGTTGCTATAGCCTTCCTTATCAGGCCAGATATAAAGTACAAGctacaagatacaagataccACAAACGTAATTTTATGAGAGCGCTTGATTAAAacagagagtgagagagataATGCTTAACACATTCAAAATAGAGAAAATTCGGGAGAGTGAGTGGTATAGTAATAACATACACTTAAAATAAGTATACATACTCATCTTTATAATAGATACATATTTTTGTCTCTAAGAATTCTTAAGATTCTGAAAGGTAATATTATGGATCTATACAGAATCTATATTATAGATTAATTACAGGTATTTAAATGGATTAAAGATTAGTTCTCTCTGAGTGTACCGATCTTAACCTGACACAACATACTCAGAGAGACCCATGAGTCAAATAGACTGAGATATTCCTCTCCGAATCGGAACATCCGAATCGGGCAACTCAAGACTAATGGAGAGAGAGTTGGGTCGACAACAGACGAGTAACCATTAGAACGGGGCCAACCATTGTATCTTACGGATGCCCACGGATCCAGTTTGTATATAGTATACGGCCATGTGGATGCGGGGATTCTGATAAGTTCGATGCGCGAATATAGAGCTGAAAGTAACTCAACGCGGCCGATGACGAAATTCGGTTGTAACGGATAGAAATACAAAGTGATTCGAAGTGAAGTGATCTGCCCAAGAGAGCCCTCCATAAAGCCCGTACTAGTACCAGAGTATTTAAGGCAAATGTCATAGTGACAGTGGAAAAGTTTACTCCCTTTAAACGTGAATAGAAATCAAACTTGATCCGAAGATTATAAATCGCTGGCATTTCCATCTGGTTTCTTTCTGCGCTAATGCCGAACTAATTATATTAGAGGCGAGCGCGTGTCCCCCTTCGAGTGAAAAAGCGCTAATCAACCGCGATCGCCCCAAAGCCAATCCTGGCTATAAAACAAGTCTTCTGTAATGCAATCATCTATACATTTGTATATGTAGATATAGTCCAATTTAACTCCATTTAACGTACTTCAACTGCCATCCAGAATGCAGTCCATGAAAGCGGACGATCTCCCGGAGAATCCGCGGGAGCACTCCAATCCCATCTCATCGCTCTTGTTCTGGTGAGTACTATGAGATACAgataacaataaaaatatatatatacatgctttgaagtaaacaaaacaatatattaacatgatttttaattatatattgtGGCTAGAAGTAGGTCTGAAATACGTCATTCGTTCAAATTACATTCAAGTGCGGATCTTGGATAAAAGTATCTGATAAGAGCCCGGTGATAATACAAATTACCGCATTGAAGGCCAATTAAGGTGCTGTTTTTTTAGGTACTCGGTACTCTCCAAATGGAACACTAATGTGCTAGAAAGCAAAAAGGAAGGGGTTGCCGGCGTGACAGCACTGACAAGttgattattttattcaatGGATCGTTTAATTTACATGGCCGGAGCGtgaaaatctttttttttttttttgtccgtCCATCCGGCTGGACGGATctggagctttatttaattggTTACCAATTAAAGGCGGCACTGTCATGGCTCCATTGTTTGAAAACACATTTGAGTGAATCAAGCAGAAGTACTTTGATATTGGATCGTTTTATCGAACTGGGTGCAGAACAAATGAGTCAGAAATCTATCCAGGGCGCAGTTACcattaatatttgttaaataaTATCGTTCTTAGATTTATTGACACCAATTAGAACTAATGAGATTAGATTACACAGTGACATTTCAAACATTATGAAGCACTTTGTTTAGGGTCAATGGGAATTCCTTCTATCATAATATACTGCCCAACAAGAGCTACTTTAAATAGTGTTTGATTCTTGATTAGATATCCCtaatattaaattttggaAGAAGGAAGTTCCTTGAATTAGATGACCATAAGTTTTTATTGCTAGCAATGATGAAATTGACAATTACGATGCTACTTCTATGGAAAGAGAATTTAACAATTCAACTGGCAACTGTTTTTTTCGCTGATAAGAGCATGGAAATTTCAGTTGTCTAGTCATTTTTTGGCTGTCACAACAGCTTCTGATAACAGAGAACCCCCAGCTAATTAGGTTTTCTTTATAACTTCTATAAAATCTGGATTTGCCTCCAACTACGTGATGGTTCTCGCGCAACTTGAAGTTTCGCCCTTCCCATACTCTTCGAGGGTCGCAAGAAGACACTGGAACAGAAGGATCTCTATAGGGCCCTCAAGGAACACAAATCAGGTATGTTTTAAACTATATCTTAGATAAGATATTAGTATAAATTGTGGAACTATTTTTTAGATTCCTTGGGTGATCGATTGTGCAAGGCATGGGATGAGCAGGTGAGGAAAAATGAGCAACCAAGCCTGCGACGTACCATGATGAAGGTTTTCGGGTGGCACTTGGCCCTTACAGGACTTTATTTATTCCTGCACGAGTTCCTAACCAGGTAACTACTATTCGCAACTATTTATATGAACTGTATTAAAGTTAATCGGTTGTCAGGGTCTCTCAGCCAATTTGTCTCTTCGGACTCATGGCCTACTTCTCTGGAAAGGATCCGGATCTGACCAAAGCACAGCTCTATGCAGCGGGATTGATTGCTGGATCCGTGCTTAGTGTTATGTCAGGTCATCCCTATATGCTGGGGCTACTCCACCTTGGCATGAAAATGCGTGTCGGTAAGTTAAGACTCTTCTTTACTTAACTCTTCAATCTACTAACCTTATCCCACTTCCAGCTCTAAGCAGCCTGATTTATCGGAAAGCCCTAAGACTAAGTAGAACTGCCTTGGGAGATACAACCGTCGGCCAGGTCGTCAATCTCCTCTCCAATGATGTCGGACGTTTCGACACTGTCCTAATCAACGTGCACTACCTGTGGCTGGCTCCACTGGAACTGATTCTAGTCACCTACCTGATGTACCTTGAGGTAAGTGGGTGGATGGGTTATTTGGAAATCTTTTCAAACAAATATGAAAACCGGTTCTCGCGAGCTCTATCATTGTGACTTTTAGATAACTTTTGCAAAGAAATGTGTTTTAGATTATGTCTCTATCGTAACGCTATAAGTTTCTCATAACATTCCAatgaattttaatgaaatataattaCTGTCCACGAGACCTCCATTAATAACCCAATTTGTTATCAATTTGGAGTATGGGGCTTcccatatttaaattttaattattcttCCATTAAATTGCCGACAAtctttaaatgtttttttcttgatttatttttgcagATCGGAGTATCCTCCTTGTTTGGAATAGCTGTAATGCTTTTGTTCCTGCCCTTCCAGTCCTATCTGGGCAAGAGGACCAGTGTCCTGAGATTAAGGACGGCCCTAAGGACCGACGAGCGTGTCCGGATGATGAACGAAATCATTTCGGGAATCCAGGTCATCAAGATGTATGCCTGGGAGAAGCCGTTCGGCAAGTTGGTGGAACTGACTCGCTTCAACGAGATGGTGTGCATCAAGAAAGTCAACTATATCCGTGGAATACTCCTAAGTTTCTCCATGTTCCTGTCGCGCATCTTTGTGGCCTCGAGCCTGATCGCCTTCGTCCTTCTGGGAAACATACTGGATGCCGAGAAAGCCTTCTTCGTCACTGCCTACTACAATATCCTGCGGCGTTCAGTTACGATGTTCTTCCCCCAGGGCATCTCTCAGTTTGCCGAGCTCCTGGTCTCCATTCGGCGTTTGGAGACGTTTATGCATCGGCCCGAGACTAAGGTCAGGGATAAGTCGATAGCACCGATTCCTGTTACCAAGTCAGAATCCCTGAATGGGGACAGTCCCAAGAGCAATGGCTTGTCGGACAACCTTATCGAATTCAGCCAGTTCCAGGCGAGATGGGAGAGCCACTCATTGGAGCCCACACTGGAGGACATTAATCTGCAGCTGGGTCGCCGGAAACTGGTGGCTGTCATTGGACCCGTGGGCGCCGGCAAGTCCAGTCTGATTCAGGCGGTTCTTGGCGAGCTGCCGGCGGAGAGTGGCCAGCTAAGGGTCAGTGGCAGTTACTCGTATGCGGCCCAGGAACCCTGGCTCTTTACGGGCACTGTGCGTGAGAATATACTCTTCGGCCTAGAGTGGGATAAGCACCGCTATCGCACTGTCGTGAAGAAGTGCGCCCTGGAAAGGGACTTTGAACTCCTGCCCTATGGGGATAAGACAATTGTCGGAGAGCGAGGAGCCTCCCTATCCGGCGGGCAGAAGGCCAGGATTAGTTTGGCGAGGGCAGTATACCGGCGAGCGGACATCTATCTCCTGGACGATCCACTCAGCGCAGTGGACACCCACGTGGGACGACACTTGTTTGATCAGTGCATGCGCGGCTACCTTCGAAGTGAACTCGTCATCCTGGTCACGCATCAGCTTCAGTTCCTGGAGCAGGCGGATCTCATAGTTATCATGGACAA
This window contains:
- the LOC6499433 gene encoding tricarboxylate transport protein, mitochondrial isoform X2, with product MDREKQSPFPHRPWMTAGAAAGTGTMGLKGIVAGGITGGIEICITYPTEFVKTQLQLDEKGAAKKYNGIFDCVKKTVQQRGFFGLYRGLSVLLYGSIPKSATRFGAFETLKNRIQDSNGQLSSSGKLLCGLGAGVCEAIVAVTPMETIKVKFINDQRSANPKFKGFVHGVGEIVKSEGIGGVYKGLTATILKQGSNQAIRFFVLETLKDVYKGDDPKKPVPKLVVGVFGALAGAASVFGNTPLDVVKTRMQGLEAAKYKNTADCAMKILKNEGPAAFYKGTVPRLGRVCLDVAITFMIYDSFMDLFNKVWV
- the LOC6499433 gene encoding tricarboxylate transport protein, mitochondrial isoform X1: MFFPKKLFRELNHPRLTYRRPTINNVNTPIPLPRMDREKQSPFPHRPWMTAGAAAGTGTMGLKGIVAGGITGGIEICITYPTEFVKTQLQLDEKGAAKKYNGIFDCVKKTVQQRGFFGLYRGLSVLLYGSIPKSATRFGAFETLKNRIQDSNGQLSSSGKLLCGLGAGVCEAIVAVTPMETIKVKFINDQRSANPKFKGFVHGVGEIVKSEGIGGVYKGLTATILKQGSNQAIRFFVLETLKDVYKGDDPKKPVPKLVVGVFGALAGAASVFGNTPLDVVKTRMQGLEAAKYKNTADCAMKILKNEGPAAFYKGTVPRLGRVCLDVAITFMIYDSFMDLFNKVWV
- the LOC6499432 gene encoding fatty acid-binding protein, muscle, which codes for MSFIGKKYKLEKSENFDEYMKELGVGMIMRKAGNSVSPTVEVTQDGDTYTLTTTSTFKTSTISFKLGEEFDEETLDGRKVKSIITLEGNKLTQEQKGDKPSTIVREFTDGELITTLTIGSVKSVRTYKAV